The following proteins come from a genomic window of Macrobrachium nipponense isolate FS-2020 chromosome 32, ASM1510439v2, whole genome shotgun sequence:
- the LOC135207405 gene encoding X-ray repair cross-complementing protein 6-like: MTHATPDQVDAAKAVIQKLHFTYNPEGFDNPSLQTHWRNIEALALNRSELEPVSDHTVPPNDRILKKAGKLLDELRDLVYPPSYDPANLPKKRPTASSTPAPKKPKIDPKIYECRRLGKRRQK; the protein is encoded by the exons ATGACTCATGCTACTCCAGATCAAGTTGATGCAGCAAAGGCAGTCATACAAAAACTGCACTTCACATATAATCCTGAAGGCTTTGATAATCCAAGCCTTCAAACCCACTGGCGTAACATTGAAGCTCTGGCACTGAATAGGTCTGAATTGGAACCCGTTTCAGATCACACAG TTCCACCCAATGATCGAATTCTTAAGAAAGCGGGTAAACTACTAGATGAACTTCGGGACTTGGTGTATCCACCCTCTTATGATCCAGCTAACCTTCCAAAGAAAAGGCCAACAGCATCATCTACTCCTGCACCAAAGAAACCAAAAATTGACCCGAAAATCTATGAGTGTAGAAGACTTGGCAAAAGAAGGCAAAAGTAA